The stretch of DNA GCGGACCGCCAGTCCAGCCAGTGTTGACCAGGTAAACCTGGCTGTCGAACTCGGCGATACGTTTGATCAGCAGGTCAGCATAAACACCGGCGGGGCGCGGGAAAAACGGTGCGCCGAAACAGGTGGAAAATGTTGATTTGATACCGTCGCCAGCGCCGACTTCGGTTGAGCCGACCAGTGCTGTATATCCACTCAGAAAGTGATAGGCAGCCGCTTCCGGTGACAGGATGGAGACTGGTGGCAGCACGCCGGTCAGATCGCAGGTCAGAAAGACTATGGCCTTGGGTTCACCAGCGCGGTTTTCTTCAATGCGCTTGGGGATATTGGTCAGCGGGTAACAGGCGCGGGTGTTTTCAGTCAGGCTGGTGTCGGCGTAATCAGCCACGCGGGTTTTTTCGTCAATCACCACGTTCTCTATAACAGCGCCAAATTTGATGGCATTCCAGATAACCGGCTCGTTCTTCTGACTCAGGTTGATGCATTTGGCATAGCAGCCGCCTTCCAGGTTAAAGACCGTCCCTTTGCCCCAGCCGTGCTCGTCATCGCCAATCAGGTAACGTTCTTCATCGGCTGACAAGGTGGTTTTACCCGTGCCGGACAATCCAAAGAACAGGCAGACATCGCCGTCTTCGCCGACATTGGCAGAGCAGTGCATGGGCAGCACGTCTTTGGCCGGCAACAGGAAATTTTGTACGGAGAACATGGATTTCTTCATTTCGCCGGCATATTTCATGCCGGCCAGCAACACCTTGCGCTGAGCAAAGTTGATGATGACAGTGCCGTCAGAATGGGTGCCGTCGCGCTGCGGATCGCACACGAACTCCGGTGCGCTGAGAATCTGCCACACGGCCTTGTCTTTGGGGTTGTAATGGTCTCCAGCCTTGATGAACAAGGTGCTGCCAAACAGGCAGTGCCAGGCATACTGGGCGTTGACCTGCACAGGGATGTAGTGTTCGGGATCAGAGCCAACATGCAGGTCCGCCATGAACACGTCCTTGTCTGCCATAAAATCACTGACGCGCTGCCACAGGGCGTCAAATTTGGCTGGCTCAAAAGGCTGGTTCACCGCCCCCCAGTCGATCAGGTTTTCTGAGTCAGGTTCTTTGACGATAAAACGGTCTTTGGGACTGCGGCCTGTGCGGTGACCAGTCTCGACAACCAGCGCGCCGTTGTCTGCCAGCCGACCTTCGCCACGTTGCAGGGCGATCTCGATTAACTGGCTGGGCGTCAGGTTTCTGAAAAGGGTGCGGTTATTATCCTTCTTAACTTCCTGTGTGGTGGTTGTCATGCCGTTTAATTCCGCCTTGTTGTCTGTATTTTAAAGTGGCTGGCATTATGCCAAAAATACCCGGTGGTGAACACTTTAAAGCAGCGGCGGATGCATCGCCGATGGGCATGACGTCACAAGCCGGTCCTGGTGCTTTAAAAGCGTCCTTTCATAGCCTGTCGCTGACGTCGTTCTTTCTTGTTGGGTCGTTCATTGGCGAACTGACCTGCCGCCTGCAGTTTGCGCTGTTCGGCCAGCCGTTCACGCTCGCGGATGCTGTCGGCTGACTCCTCATAAAGCTGCTGCGCTTCTGGCGCACTGCGGCGCTGCTCAGACAGTTTCAGTACTGTCAGGCTGCGGTCATCCCAGCCTTGTCGGACCTTCAGCACGGTACCTACACTGATTTCTTTGGCTGGTTTGGCTTTTTGACCTTCTATGGATACTTTTCCACCTTCAATAGCGGACTTGGCCAGCGCCCGGGTCTTGAACAGGCGAGCGGCCCACAGCCACTTGTCCAGGCGAACCTTTGTCGGGCATTGATGGTTTTGTTCAGTCATCAACGGTGGTCCTTGCGTCTGGCATGATGTCGCGGAAGCGTTTAACCGGTGTGAATTCTCCTGGCGCGACCGGTGGTCGCTGGCTGTCTGGCTGCTCAATGGCAAACAGGTGCGCAATGCCTTCTTCACGAGCCCGCCTGAGCACACTCAGATTGTCGTCAAACAGGACAGTCCTGGCGGGTTCATAATGAGAGTGATTTTGCAGGCATTGCCAGAAGCCCTGATTTTCCTTTGCCAGCCCTAGTTGATGAGAACTGATCGTGGCGTGGAAGTGCTCACCAATGCCGGTATGTTCCAGCTTCAGGTTCAGGCTGCCGGGGTGAGCGTTGGTGACGAGAAGCAGATTTTTACTGTGCTGCTGAAGCCGTTGCAGAAATTCCGGCACATCGGGCCGTATGGCTATTTTGTGTCGTAACTCGTCCTTCATCTTCTGTATATCCAACTGTAGCCGGTCAGACCAGTAATCAATGCAATACCAGTCCAGTTTACCCTGCATGGACTGATAATCAGTGCGAAGCTGTGCCCAGGCCTGTTCAGTGCTGATGCCGGTTTTTTCGCCCCAGGCAGTCGGCAAGTGTTGCTCCCAGAAGAAGTTATCAAAGTGCAGGTCCAACAATGTGCCGTCCATATCAAAGATAACGGTGTCGACATCGCGCCAGTTGATCATTGTATTCCTTGAGGCTGAAGCCTCGATGGTTTGTAGGACTATCTTTAACTATTATGCCGCGCATTGAGTTTTTGCTGCAAACCGCATGATGTCTGGTTAGAATCGCGTTCTAATGCTGAAAAACTGGTCACCTGTTCATGGCTGAGACAAGTGCATTGCAATTCCGGGACGTATTCAAGAAGCATTTGGTCCTGGTCGGGTTTCTGGGTATCGTCCTGATCGCACTGCGGCTGGCACCGGTTTCGCCTGGGATGGGTGGCGTGGCCAACTATCTTCCACTGCATATATTTCTTGAAACCCTGGCGATAGTGGTGGCCATGCTGATCTTTGTGGTCGGTTGGTACACACATGCCCGCACCCGCCATTTCGGTGCTCTTGTTCTGGCCTGTTTTTTTCTTGGTGTCGGAGTGCTGGATTTTTCCCATACCCTGTCTTACCAGGGTATGCCCGAGTATGTCACCGAATCAAGCCCGCAAAAGGCGATCAACTTCTGGCTGTTTGCGCGCCTGTTTGCGGCGCTGGCACTGCTGCTAGCGGCCTTCCTGCCCAATTTTAATGTCGGCCACTGGCTGCGTTTTGCACTTTTATCTTTTATCTCTGCTGTACTGCTGCTCATTCACGCGTTGTTGCTTGGCACGCCGCACATTTTGCCTGAAACCTTCAATCCCGAGTCGGGGCTGACAGCTTTCAAGGTGGTCAGTGAGTATGTGCTTATTGCGCTGTACCTGTTAGCCGGAGTCAAATTTCTTCGGCAGTCGTTGAGTAATGGCAGTGTGGAACAACTCTATCTGGCGGCTGCAGCAGCCGTCATGGCATGGGCAGAGCTTTTCTTCACCTTTTATGCCGATGTAACTGATGTATTTAACTTATCCGGACACATCTACAAGGTCATCGCCTACGTTTACTTGTATCGGGCGCTGGTCGTCACCGGCGTCACTGCACCCTACGACCGTCTGGATAATATGAGCAGTCGACTGCAGGCCACGCTGGAAGCCGTGCCCGATATGATGTTTGAGATCGACCGGGCGGGAGTGATTCACGGTTACCACTCACATGCTGGGAGACATTCCCTGGTAGCCGAACCGGCACATTTTCTCGGCCACAATTTTCGCGAATTCATGCCGCCGGAGGCCATTGCGGTCAATGAGCGAGCCTTGATTGAAGTCTTTAGCAAGGGAGCAACTTCGGGGCATGTCTATTCTTTACCCATGGAGGACGGCCAGCACTGGTATGAGTTAAGCAGCAGTCTGATCCGAAGTCCGTATGGTCATGATCGGTGTCTGATGCTGGTTCGCGATGTGACCGCGCGAATTAATGCGAAACGACAGTCGGAGCGTGATCAGCGCATACTAAAAGCAGCTCTGGATCATTTGCCAGTGGGTGTGGCGGTGAATTCGGTTGGTGAACAGGTCAAATTTGAGTATATGAACGACAATTTTCCGGCCTTTTATGGCACGAGTCGTGAAGCGCTGGAAGCCTCGGATGATTTCTGGAATCTGGTCTACGAAGATGAGCAAGAACGCGCCAGCATCCGCGAGCGGGTACTTAGCGATTTTGCCTCAGGTGATGCCGGGCGAATGATCTGGAAGAATATTCCACTGACCCGTAAAGGTCAGGAAACACGTTACGTGAGCGCCCAGAATATTCCGGTGCCTGAGGAAGGGCTATCCATATCGCTGGTTGAGGATGTCACCGAACAAAGACGCATTGAGCAGGAGCTGCGCATTGCGGCGACGGCTTTTGAATCACAGGAAGGTGTGTTGGTTACAGATGCCAATCAACGGATTCTGCGAGCTAACGATGCCTTTCTGAATACTTCGGGCTATACGCAGGAAGAGGTGCAGGGGCAGACGCCGGCCATGTTCAGTTCCGGTTTGCATGATGAGCAATTCTACCGTTCGATGTGGGCAGAGGTTGTAGGTAGGGGCCATTGGCACGGTGAGATCTGGAACCGCAGAAAAAACGGTGAGGTGTATCCGCAGACTCTGACCATTACTGCTGTCAGAAATGCTGAGGGTGAAATCACACATTTTGTTGGTGATTTTATCGATATTTCCGACATCAAGAAGGCTGAAGAAGAAATCAGCAAATTGTCGTTTTTTGATTCGTTGACAGGCCTGCCCAATCGGGCCCGCTTTATCACGCTGATGCAGGAGACTATCGAGCAGAACCAACAGGACGGGCTTTTTGGTGCGTTATTGATGGTGGATCTGGATAACTTTAAAACCATCAATGACACCATGGGGCACCAGGCAGGCGATAAGCTATTGGTGCAGGTTGGTCGACGGATTCAGAAGCTGCTGCGTCCCGGCGATACCGTAGCGCGTTACGGTGGTGACGAGTTCATAATTATCCTCGCTCAATTGGAAAAGGATTCGAGAAAGGCTGCCAGTACGGTTCAGGAGCTCGCGTTTTCAATACTGACCTCGCTGGAGGATACTTATGCAATTGATCAGCAGAAATACTTCACGACCTGCAGTATCGGTGCGACGTTGTTCGATGGACAGAGCGTTACCACAGAGGAGCTGCTGAAGCAGGTAGATATCGCTCTGTTCCAGGCCAAAGATGCAGGACGTAATAATATCAGCTTCTTCGATCCGGCCTGGCAATCCGCCGTTAATGAACGCGCGGCCATGGTTGCCGCCATGCGTGAGGGGTTGAAGTCGGATCAATTCATCATGTTCTATCAGGAGCAGGTTGATCAGCAAGGCGAGTTGATCGGTGCCGAAGCCCTGCTGCGCTGGCGTCACCCGGAGCATGGGCTGGTGTCGCCCGCCGAGTTCATCCCTCTTGCGGAACAAAGTGCCATGATGCCAGCGCTGGGTGATGAGGTGCTGAAGATGTCACTCAAACAATTGGCACACTGGCAACAAGACCAGGATCTGGGGTCCTTCAAATTATCCATCAACCTGACGGCAGATCAATTTTATGCGCCTGATTTTACTGACCGCCTGCAGTCACAGATCAAAGACCTGGAGCTGGATGCCTCACGCATCATGCTTGAATTTACCGAATCGGTGTTGATGGACAACCTTGAGCTGGCCCGGCTCAATATCAAGAAACTCAATAAACTGGGTGTACACTTTGCCATTGATGATTTTGGCACAGGTTACTCGTCACTCAGTTACCTGAGCCAGCTGCCGATTGATCTTCTGAAAATCGATCAGTCATTTGTTCAGCAGATCGGCGTCAATCAGAAGGATATGGCGATCATTAAATCCATTGTTGAGATGGCACATGCTCTGGGCATGGAAGTGCTGGCAGAAGGAGTAGAGACCGAGCAGCAGCGCAGTTATCTGTTCAGTCAGGGGTGTCATCTGTATCAGGGCTACCTGTTTGCCAGACCAGTGCCGGCAGAAGAGTTTCAACTTTTGGCTCACGCGGGGGACGGAGGCAGTCTCTGACCCCCTGTTCAAGTTCAGTAGTTATCCGCGCGCCGACTCAGAGTGAGGCGGCATCCGGCCACAGCACAGACCAGGATTTCCGGCGCTGCGGAACTCGACCTCGCGTCCAAGCCGCTCGGGACTCAGACAGGCCTCGCGCTTGATCGGAAATCCTGGCCTGCGCTAAGCGTGGCCTGAATGGATGCCGCCTCACTCTGAGTCGGCGCGCTCAATCTCAGGGAGTGGATGGAGGGGTCAGAGACTGCCTCCGTCCCCGTAGCACTGGGGACGTAGACTGCCTCCGTCCCCCGCGTGGTTACTCGACGGTGATGGTGATCTTTTCGGACATCACGGGTGGGTTGTGCGGAACATGCATGTGGTCGCCCAGCACCAGCTGCAGGGTGTGCTGGCCCGGCTCCAGAGTCACTGTAGTCTCAGTCTGACCCAGGCCGAAGTGCATGACGTCAGCGCCCAGCGGTTGCCCCAGGTCGGGCAGAGTATCCATATTGATCAGCAGATGGTGATGGCCGGTGTTGGGCATGGCAATGCCAGCGGGTGCCACGCCCATGCCGGACAGGCCAAAAACAACGGTGAAGGTTGTGCTGACAGTATCACCGTTCTGTGGTGAGACTATGTAGACCGAAGCGCCTTCCGGGGCAGTTGATGGTTGCGCCAATAGTGTGGCTGACAGGCCGGCAGCCAGGATCAATCCGCTTAAAATGCTCAAGTTCTTCTTCATCAATAACTCCTGATACGACGTGTAGGATGATGCTTGCGCTGGTATTAAATGTTACTACGGCATTTTGTGCAAGTTTCTGTGACCAATGATTCAGGTCAATTTATTTTGTAACTTTTGGTTGACATGCGGTTGAAAGTGGCGATTTTCAGGACTAGACTGATGCTCGGTCATGACAGTCAGCAGTCGTCGTCGATTCCACGCCGTAGCTGTATCAGTGGTGCTTTTCGGGCCATTAGAGCATAAGAAAAATAACTACAGGAGCGTGACCACATGCAAAATGTCTATCTGGGCAGGCGTAAGTCATTGGCTTTGGCCATTATGTTTGCCAGCGTCTCTCTACCGGTTTCCGCTCAGGAAACTGAAATCGAAGAAGTTATTGTCACAGGTTCGCTGATTCGGGGCACACCGCTGGACGCAGCTTTGCCGGTGGAGGTTTTCTCGGCGGCGGAGTTGCTGGAAACCGGCAGCCCAACCGCGTTGGAGTTTGCCAAAACCCTGACGTCGGGCGGTCCGATTACCGGTGAGGCTTATTACTTCGGAGGTTCCGGCAATACTGGTAACGTCAGCTTCAACCTGCGGGGTATCGGGTCTGACAAGACCCTGACTCTCTTCAATGGCAGACGAACCCCACAGAATTCGTCCATTTTCCCATCATCTGTTACCGCGCGCGTTGAGATTCTCAAGGACGGTGCGGCGGTAACCTACGGTGCGGATGCCACCGGTGGTGTTGTTAACTTTATCACCGAGGACAGTTACTCCGGGGTTGAGCTGAGCTCTTCCTATAAAGGGGGCTTTGATTCTGATGGTGACTGGAGCCTCAGCGCCAAGGCCGGCTGGGATGTCGGAGACAGCAATATCCTGGTAGCGGCGGAATGGGATCATCGCTCGCGTCTCCAGACCAAGGAGCGTGACTTTGCCAGTCTGCCGTATGGTGTGAATCCGGCGCCCTGGTCTGGCCTGACCAACCTGGCCGGATGGGTGCCACGGGCAAGTTTGCCCGCAAATCCCGGTTTGACGGCAAATTCAGAGTGGGGAAGCCCGCTGGGTCTGGTCTCGGATTTTACACCCGAATCCTGTAATGCTGTCGGCGGCATTTACGTTAACTCGTTCACGTGTAACTACGGTTACATACCGTATTACAACATTGTAGAAGAAAATGAGATCTACCGGCTGTTTGGTCAGGTGACCACGCAGATGTCTGATTCGCTGGAGTTTTATGCGCGTGCCGCATACGGGCGAGTGTTTACGCCAGAGGCCTATGGTTCACCCTCGCAGCCGGTTGTTCGCGGCCCGGCTCAAACGGCGGGTCTGACCTATCAGCTCTATGTGCCCGTAACGAATCCCTATGTACAGGAGTTTATGGACCGAACCGGTTGGTCGGCTAACCCTTTGTCCGGCCTGACACAGGGGTTCACGCCAATCACCTACCGTGCTTTTGCACATGGGGGAAATACAACCTGGGCGAAAGATGGACTGCACAGTACGCCTAACAGAAACGAGAGCCGTTACTGGCACATTTCCACAGGTTTTACTGGCGAGTTTGATAATCAGATTGGTTATGATTTTGCGATTACTTATAACCAATTTGACATCCGCAGCTCTGCCCCGGATATCATGGGTGCCCGCGTACAGCAGGCCTTGAACGGTTTTGGCGGGCCGAATTGCAATGCGCCGGATCTGGATCCTAATCGCCTGGGCACACAGAACCCCGCCATGGCCGGCGTTGGTGACTGTATGTGGTGGAATCCTTTTGCCACCAACTTTGCCAGTCAGCCGGAGCTGGGGTTAGCCAATCCCAACTACAATCCCAATATGGAGAATCCATTGGAATTGCGGCAATGGGTGTTTAATGATCGCTACGGTGAAACCACAGCGTGGAATGCCACGGTCGATCTGGTATTCAGCGGTGAGACAGGTATTGAACTGCCCGGTGGTACAATCGCCTGGGGTGCTGGTCTGCAGTACCGGGATAGTCGCAACCGTCAGACGGTTCCTGACCCAATCTACAATGGTGCCACGCCATGTTTCTGGCCAGAGCAACGGCCGCTGGAGCCTACTCACCCGGAATACAATGGCTGTACCCCTGATGGCCCCGGCCCGTTTTTCTTCTTTGGCATCAACGAACCGGATTCTACCAAGCAGGCCCAGGAATCAGCCTTCGGTGAGTTGAACCTGCCGTTGCTGGATAACCTGATCATGACGGCGGCTGTCCGGCATGAGCGATTCTCCGGCGATCTGGATGCAACGGTATACAAAGTGTCAGGTAAGTACGATCTGACCGATAATCTGTCCTTCCGCGGCTCCTACGGTACCAACTACCAGGCACCCGGCGCCGGTTTGAATCCGGGTGAAGTCAGTGTGGGCGTGAACAGTTATTCCATCGCTGGTGGCGACTGGCGTGGGGCGACGACTGTTACAGCGACCGGTATCGAACCGGAAACAGCTACGGTCTGGAGCACCGGGGTCATCTGGCAGTCTGAAGGTTTTGATGTGTCCCATAACTTCCAGTTTATTGTGGACTACTTCAGTATCGAAACCGAGGATGAGCTGGGGCTGCTGGCATCGGCGAACACCATCGCCAGTTCTGTGTTCAGCATTCCGCCACCCGGTCAGACTAACGTGCCTAGCAACAGAACAGCCCTGGCAGATTGTTCGCACCCGCTGATCAATCGCGTCACATTTAACGGTGGCACCTGTACTCAGGGAGTGACAACAGCCAATGACTTTGCCAGCATTACCACGGAATATGGTAACGGACCCGGTCAGCTCACAGAAGGCTTTGATGTGCAGGCCAACTACAGCTTCCCGGCCTTTGCCGGCGATATGCGGCTGGGTCTGACGCTGACCAAAGTGCAGAAGTTTGAGTTCGGGGAAACCACCCTGGACGGATTCCTGCTGGATCCGGGTGATGATCGTCTGGGTACGCTCAACTTTGCGACTATCGCTCAGTCAGCACCTGAGTGGCGCGCTAACCTGAATGTGAACTATAGCCAGGGGGATCACAACTTCCGCTTTGTCCTGGGATATATTGATGGCGTGAAAGATGAGCGCTACTACAATGCGGATGGATCCATCAATGAAGCGGCGCTGATCCCAGGAGGGTTCCAGCCAGGAACAACTACGCCTTTTGAACCGTCGTTTTATGGGGTTGATCCCGGCGGCTGGCTGGCCGCTGATTTCCATTGGGTGTGGGATCATTCCTGGGCAACCTTTACAGCGTCCATTAACAATATAACGGATGAGGATCCGCCGGCCTCGCGCCAGGAGTTTGGTTACGATCCGCGTATTGGTAATCCGCTGGGACGTACCTTTGAAGTTGGTTTGCGCAAGACCTTCTGATCAGTCATATCGTTCAAAAACACACCCCGTAGTGATAAGCTGCGGGGTGTTTTTTATTCTGATGGTTTGCTGAATGATCAATCCCCGCTTCATTGCTCTTTATCTGCCTCAGTTTCACCCCACTGAAACCAATAACCAGGCTTACGGTGAAAATTTCACCGAGTGGAGTAATCTCAAAAAATCCAGGAAGTTGTTCGCCCGGCATGACTGGCCGACGGTTCCCGGTGAGCTGGGGTACTATGATCTGCGCGACCCGGCAGTGCGTCAGGCGCAGGCTGATCTGGCCCGTGCGCATGGCATAGAAGCCTTTTGTTATTACCACTACTGGTTTGGCAACGGCCGTATGGAACTGGAGCTGCCGTTTCGGGAAGTGCTGCAGAGCGACCAGCCGGACTTTCCGTTCTGTCTGTGCTGGGCTAATCAGTCCTGGCATAAAAAATTCTGGAACGCTGATGGCAGTCACCATGGGGAGCTGTTGGTTGAACAGAGTTATCCGGGCGACGATGACGTGGTCCAGCATTTTCATTATTGCCTGCCGGCCTTTAAGGATAGGCGCTACGTGAAGGTGGACGGTAAACCGGTGTTCATGATTTACAGAGCGCTAGAGCATCCGGACGCCAGACAATTTATTCAACGCTGGCAACAGCTTGCTGTCGAAAATGGCTTGCCCGGAATATTTTTTATTGCCCAGACTGAGCGGCTGGATGTTGAAGAAGGTCGGTTATTCGAACTGGGCGTGGACGGCATCAATACTATTCGTCTGTTTGACCACTTCAAGCTCGCCACATCCCGTTTCAAACGCACCCTTAAAAAACTGTATTGGCGTCTGGCGCGTCTGCCAAGGATAACGCCCTACGCCAAAGCCGCACCCCTGTTTGTGACCGAACAGGAATATCGCGAAAATATTTATCCCTCCGTCATTCCTGGCTGGGACCATACGCCGCGCAGTGGCCTGGGTGGCACGGTGTTAACCGGGTCGACGCCGGTCTTGTTCGAAAAACATGTTGCCGAGGCCGTTGAAGCCGTTGCCGGTAAAAAACCTGAACATCAGCTTATCTTTATCAAATCCTGGAATGAGTGGGGCGAGGGAAATTACCTGGAGCCTGATCAGCGCCACGGACGAGCCTACCTTGAGGCTTTGCGGCGGGTTGCTGGACACTGCAAAAAATAGCCGAATAAGCTAAGCTTCACGCCTCAGAAATGCTGCGTGGGGTGTGATGGTGGATCGGTATGTATGCGAGGCAGATGTCGCCATCATCGGCGGTGGTCTGAGTGGTCTTTATGCGGCCTGGTTACTGGAGCAGGCCGGTATCACAAACTATGTGCTGCTGGAGGCTCGTCAGCGGATTGGTGGCCGCATTCTGTCGGTGACAGCCAGCGTAGATAAAGATCAGCAGAGCGGCATCAGTCTTGATCGGTTTGATCTTGGGCCGAGCTGGTTCTGGCCAGATATGCAGGCTGAGCTGGGGTCCCTGATAGAGTCGTTGGGTCTGGAAGTCTTTCAACAACATGAGAGCGGCGACCTGATCGGTGAGCGCTCGCCCTCGGAAGCGCCGGTCAGAATGCGCGGTTATGTCAATTCCCCACCGTCCATGCGACTGTCAAGTGGCACGCAGCAGCTGACCGAAGCCTTGCAAAAGAGACTTGGCGCTGAACGGATTTTTACCGGGCAGATTGTAAACAGACTGTCCTGTCATGGCTCGCATGTCGAGGTCGGCAGTGTGGATGAAGCTGGCAATGTCAGCCAGTGGCGCACGCCAACGGTCCTGTTGGCCTTGCCGCCACGACTGGCTGTCAGCAAGATTGAATGTATCCCCCCTTTGCCAGAATCCTTAAGGCATCATTGGCAGGCCACGCCAACGTGGATGGCTCCGCATGCGAAATATATTGCCGTCTATGATGCACCGTTCTGGCGTAAGCAGGGTCTGTCTGGCGAAGCCAGAAGTCTGTGTGGTCCCATGAATGAGATACACGACGCATCGATGCCCGGCGGCAGCGCGGCACTGTTTGGCTTTCTGGGGGTGCCGTCTCACATGCGCAGAGGTTTGAGCGAACAGCGGCTTAAAGAGCTGTGCCGTGAGCAGCTGGGGCGCTTGTTCGGGGCCCGGGCTCTGGAACCCCGGGCGGAGCTGATAAAGGATTGGGCGCAGGAAATGTTTACCGCAACTGAAGCTGACGAAAACGCAGCAGGTCATCATGTCAAGGCGCCACCCAACCGGGCGGCGGACGGGCCATGGCGACGTTGCCTGGTTGGCATTGGCAGTGAGTGGTCGGTGGCTTATCCGGGGTATTTGGCCGGGGCGGTGGATGCGGCGGCTGTGGGGGTTGAGGGGGTGCTGAGGCGATGAGTGTGGTGAGGTAGCATCGTTGTCGAACTTTATATCGCCAGGTCCAATGGTAAATCTGCTATGTCTTTAAGTCGTTTGCCATCCACCATAATGGCAAGCATGTCTTCCGCATCGCTCATGCCCAAATCTCTGACTGTTTCTTGCAATTCCGTTAATGCGAAGTGATAAACGCAGTCAATATCCCCAGTTCCTAGTGCTATAGATGCAAGTCGACTTGGTGTGGGTTCAGCCGTGACGACCACGATGTGTGGTAACCGTCCTTTTCGGTTTCGAACCAAATTAAGTGCTTCGGATCGCGCATTCTGAGCTCGGTCACTTCGGATTGTCCATTTGCAGGAGATGCTGGCATGAAGCAATGGTAATCCACCATTCTTTTTGCGCAAACTAGCGAGTCTTGCGATGGTATCATCCACAATTAAAACTGGTTGATTTATCTGTTGGTCACTAAGTGTTTCCCGGACAACTACGATGTCGGGTGTGATGGTGTAATCACTTCCTAATGCCGCTGCAAGTTCCGCATCATTTCGAGCTGCTTTGTCGAGCGCGACCAAATGAGCATATTGCTCATACTTTGCAATTTCCAGCCGGTTGCGGCCCGCTACTTGATGCACGTCCCAGGGGCCCGGGCGTAAATGCTCCAATTGAATGAATGTCGCTTTAACAAAATCCGCACAAACGCTTTCGAATTGATTGCCTGAGGTCTGCCCAGCAATTCGCTCGCCAACTGTTTCTGCTTTTAAGCGATCCGCGATCCCACGAGCGATTTTTTTGCTTGTTGTATTGCTACTATCAGCGTTACTGACCACGCCTGCACTGTTAATTGTCAGGGTTGTTTCCAGTAGCGCAGCATGAAATGCTTTGCGAGCGTCTAAGAACGCGGATCTTGTGCTCATCAGGCGACCTTGAATATTTGTTTTACTGATAGGGCCTTATGGATCTGACGTGCAACGGCTGCAGCAACCGGGGGTGGAAAGGCATTTCCAATTTGGCGATAGGCTGCTGTTTTTCTGCCGTAAAACTGCCAATCATCCGGGAAGCCTTGAACGCGTGCAGTCATTCGGGTAGTGAGTCTAGGCATCCCTATAAAGTCACGTGGCGGGGGGGCATCCCACAAGCCCATACCATCTACGCCCAGGCTTGCCCAGGCTTTTTTCGCACGT from Pseudohongiella spirulinae encodes:
- a CDS encoding glycosyltransferase WbsX family protein; amino-acid sequence: MINPRFIALYLPQFHPTETNNQAYGENFTEWSNLKKSRKLFARHDWPTVPGELGYYDLRDPAVRQAQADLARAHGIEAFCYYHYWFGNGRMELELPFREVLQSDQPDFPFCLCWANQSWHKKFWNADGSHHGELLVEQSYPGDDDVVQHFHYCLPAFKDRRYVKVDGKPVFMIYRALEHPDARQFIQRWQQLAVENGLPGIFFIAQTERLDVEEGRLFELGVDGINTIRLFDHFKLATSRFKRTLKKLYWRLARLPRITPYAKAAPLFVTEQEYRENIYPSVIPGWDHTPRSGLGGTVLTGSTPVLFEKHVAEAVEAVAGKKPEHQLIFIKSWNEWGEGNYLEPDQRHGRAYLEALRRVAGHCKK
- a CDS encoding flavin monoamine oxidase family protein, producing the protein MVDRYVCEADVAIIGGGLSGLYAAWLLEQAGITNYVLLEARQRIGGRILSVTASVDKDQQSGISLDRFDLGPSWFWPDMQAELGSLIESLGLEVFQQHESGDLIGERSPSEAPVRMRGYVNSPPSMRLSSGTQQLTEALQKRLGAERIFTGQIVNRLSCHGSHVEVGSVDEAGNVSQWRTPTVLLALPPRLAVSKIECIPPLPESLRHHWQATPTWMAPHAKYIAVYDAPFWRKQGLSGEARSLCGPMNEIHDASMPGGSAALFGFLGVPSHMRRGLSEQRLKELCREQLGRLFGARALEPRAELIKDWAQEMFTATEADENAAGHHVKAPPNRAADGPWRRCLVGIGSEWSVAYPGYLAGAVDAAAVGVEGVLRR
- a CDS encoding TonB-dependent receptor domain-containing protein, with protein sequence MQNVYLGRRKSLALAIMFASVSLPVSAQETEIEEVIVTGSLIRGTPLDAALPVEVFSAAELLETGSPTALEFAKTLTSGGPITGEAYYFGGSGNTGNVSFNLRGIGSDKTLTLFNGRRTPQNSSIFPSSVTARVEILKDGAAVTYGADATGGVVNFITEDSYSGVELSSSYKGGFDSDGDWSLSAKAGWDVGDSNILVAAEWDHRSRLQTKERDFASLPYGVNPAPWSGLTNLAGWVPRASLPANPGLTANSEWGSPLGLVSDFTPESCNAVGGIYVNSFTCNYGYIPYYNIVEENEIYRLFGQVTTQMSDSLEFYARAAYGRVFTPEAYGSPSQPVVRGPAQTAGLTYQLYVPVTNPYVQEFMDRTGWSANPLSGLTQGFTPITYRAFAHGGNTTWAKDGLHSTPNRNESRYWHISTGFTGEFDNQIGYDFAITYNQFDIRSSAPDIMGARVQQALNGFGGPNCNAPDLDPNRLGTQNPAMAGVGDCMWWNPFATNFASQPELGLANPNYNPNMENPLELRQWVFNDRYGETTAWNATVDLVFSGETGIELPGGTIAWGAGLQYRDSRNRQTVPDPIYNGATPCFWPEQRPLEPTHPEYNGCTPDGPGPFFFFGINEPDSTKQAQESAFGELNLPLLDNLIMTAAVRHERFSGDLDATVYKVSGKYDLTDNLSFRGSYGTNYQAPGAGLNPGEVSVGVNSYSIAGGDWRGATTVTATGIEPETATVWSTGVIWQSEGFDVSHNFQFIVDYFSIETEDELGLLASANTIASSVFSIPPPGQTNVPSNRTALADCSHPLINRVTFNGGTCTQGVTTANDFASITTEYGNGPGQLTEGFDVQANYSFPAFAGDMRLGLTLTKVQKFEFGETTLDGFLLDPGDDRLGTLNFATIAQSAPEWRANLNVNYSQGDHNFRFVLGYIDGVKDERYYNADGSINEAALIPGGFQPGTTTPFEPSFYGVDPGGWLAADFHWVWDHSWATFTASINNITDEDPPASRQEFGYDPRIGNPLGRTFEVGLRKTF
- a CDS encoding NgoMIV family type II restriction endonuclease, yielding MSTRSAFLDARKAFHAALLETTLTINSAGVVSNADSSNTTSKKIARGIADRLKAETVGERIAGQTSGNQFESVCADFVKATFIQLEHLRPGPWDVHQVAGRNRLEIAKYEQYAHLVALDKAARNDAELAAALGSDYTITPDIVVVRETLSDQQINQPVLIVDDTIARLASLRKKNGGLPLLHASISCKWTIRSDRAQNARSEALNLVRNRKGRLPHIVVVTAEPTPSRLASIALGTGDIDCVYHFALTELQETVRDLGMSDAEDMLAIMVDGKRLKDIADLPLDLAI